Proteins from one Hoplias malabaricus isolate fHopMal1 chromosome 2, fHopMal1.hap1, whole genome shotgun sequence genomic window:
- the LOC136677647 gene encoding GTPase IMAP family member 4-like — translation MFTDLRIVLLGKTGALKLDFSPDSVTKTCEKHEATREGRKISVIDTPGISNNTLIEEELKDQMKECVPLSAPGPHLFLLVVRFGVRFTKEERKSVEWIQENFGEEALRKFTLVIFTSDMKGRSVDIPSLYPELQNFISNFPDKYCLLDHSSTFSTTRLMQNIVDTEKRNSGEYYTEAMYQDAQKKFQEHKENENKGITSSSTLASDLNTSTAMSSFHCEKSNLTLWVWRDVELD, via the exons ATGTTTACAGATCTGCGGATTGTGCTGCTGGGTAAAACTGGAGCACTAAAACTGGACTTTTCACCAGATTCTGTAACTAAGACGTGTGAAAAACATGAAGCCACAAGAGAAGGCAGAAAGATCTCAGTGATCGACACTCCAGGGATTTCAAATAACACACTGATTGAAGAAGAATTGAAAGATCAAATGAAGGagtgtgtccctctctctgctcctggTCCTCACTTGTTTCTGCTGGTGGTTAGATTCGGTGTGAGGTTCActaaagaggagaggaaaagtgTGGAGTGGATTCAGGAGAACTTTGGAGAAGAAGCTTTGAGAAAATTCACACTAGTGATATTCACCAGTGACATGAAGGGACGGTCAGTGGACATTCCCAGCCTCTATCCTGAACTTCAGAACTTCATCAGCAACTTTCCTGATAAATACTGTCTTCTCGACCATAGCAGCACTTTCAGCACAACCAGGCTGATGCAGAACATAGTAGATACTGAGAAGAGAAACAGTGGAGAGTACTACACTGAGGCTATGTATCAAGACGCTCAGAAAAAGTTTCaagaacataaagaaaatgagaat aagggAATAACATCCAGCTCCACTCTTGCTTCAGACCTGAACACATCCACAGCTATGTcctccttccactgtgagaagagtAACCTAACACTATGGGTCTGGAGGGATGTGGAGCTGGATTGA
- the LOC136677642 gene encoding uncharacterized protein: protein MEPLKNKFGIPDAAGLYIFDETDTAVEEDVFLELIEANPDLCFTVRDSVSDEDHSTPSSLTDSQSSFSSDSDFLSQRYRNRTRSTTEVTESEAAKEMVENALLNKPGGQDVLEEYKSDKSLKHCTRRQLVNILASHMTEMHGRIPSRKQKEKYALGIVTLFPSLKDPFSPKGYEHFYDGEKGTGYLAWRLKTMSRNRSHQPAKAITAPQAQGPNRRRSAATVSPQVDGDACREAISFLVHCPDEASMFQKMKLTFQHRQDLVHDPQRTTDVLKTFPRFLDIKGLVNQDFLLLFGAETASRMLEKWDTAFKPKVIEEAKRLTQSTELQQHLNAAEKLARNDDTIVKSAI from the exons atggagcctc TCAAAAACAAGTTTGGGATTCCTGATGCAGCTGGACTTTACATTTTTGATGAAACTGACACAGCAGTGGAGGAAGATGTCTTTCTTGAGCTGATAGAGGCCAATCCTGATTTATGCTTCACAGTACGTGATAGTGTTTCAGATGAAG ATCATTCAACACCATCTTCTCTCACGGATAGCCAGTCATCTTTTTCAAGTGACAGTGACTTCCTCAGCCAAAGATACAGAAATAGAACCAGGTCTACCACAGAGGTTACTGAATCAGAAGCTGCAAAAGAG ATGGTAGAGAATGCCTTGCTTAATAAACCTGGAGGTCAGGATGTTCTTGAGGAGTACAAATCAGACAAATCGCTGAAGCACTGCACCCGGAGGCAGCTTGTCAACATACTGGCTAGCCATATGACTGAGATGCATGG GAGGATTCCTTCCCGTAAACAGAAAGAGAAGTATGCCCTGGGGATCGTTACACTATTTCCGTCACTTAAAGATCCTTTCTCTCCAAAGGGTTAT GAGCACTTCTATGATGGGGAAAAAGGCACAGGATATTTAGCATGGCGCCTGAAGACAATGTCCAGGAATAGATCTCATCAGCCAGCTAAAGCCATTACAGCACCTCAAGCACAAGGACCAAATCGGCGAAGATCAGCAGCCACAGTGTCTCCGCAGGTTGATGGAGATGCCTGCCGAGAGGCTATATCATTTCTTGTTCACTGTCCTGATGAAGCAAGCATGTTTCAGAAGATGAAGTTAACCTTTCAACATCGCCAGGACTTAGTGCATGACCCACAGAGGACCACAGATGTCTTAAAAACATTCCCCCGTTTTTTGGATATTAAAGGACTT GTGAATCAAGACTTCCTTTTGCTGTTTGGTGCTGAAACAGCCTCCAGGATGCTTGAGAAGTGGGACACGGCTTTCAAGCCGAAGGTTATTGAAGAGGCCAAACGCCTGACTCAGTCAACCGAGCTGCAACAACATCTAAATGCCGCTGAAAAACTAGCACGTAATGATGACACCA ttgtgaaaagcgctatataa
- the LOC136687216 gene encoding GTPase IMAP family member 4-like, which produces MAYSRNNDECVPLLQLEDTGTADFTDDSEVRIILVGKTGAGKSSAGNTILNREAFNADCSPVAATQKCQAERTNLGDRRVLVVDTPGIFGSLREEVMRKQIQDCVSMSVPGPHAFLVVIRVGRFTEEEKNAVKWIQENFGEKASLYTIILFTHTDQLKGKTLDDFLNESNDLRLLTDYCGGRYHGFNNEATGNRAQVEQLLQKIKAMVERNQRRHYTNEMFQRAQEEVLRKLRILQEEEKRKKIAKAKNAALGVGTLAGATGVVVGGVFLGTTAAVALPVTAIVGGGLLFIAAGAKLIDLAKKKKTD; this is translated from the exons ATGGCCTACAGTAGGAATAATGACGAGTGTG TTCCTCTGCTTCAGCTTGAGGACACTGGCACTGCTGATTTCACAGATG ATTCTGAAGTGAGGATTATTCTAGTTGGTAAAACTGGAGCTGGAAAGAGTTCAGCTGGAAATACCATCCTGAACAGAGAGGCCTTTAATGCAGACTGTTCTCCTGTGGCTGCTACGCAGAAGTGTCAAGCAGAACGTACAAACCTGGGAGACAGGAGAGTTCTTGTGGTTGACACACCTGGAATATTTGGCTCTTTACGTGAAGAGGTAATGAGAAAACAAATACAGGACTGTGTCAGTATGTCAGTTCCAGGTCCTCACGCTTTTCTGGTGGTGATCAGAGTGGGGAGATTCACAGAGGAGGAGAAAAATGCTGTGAAGTGGATTCAGGAGAACTTTGGAGAAAAAGCCTCACTCTACACCATCATCCTGTTCACCCACACTGACCAACTGAAGGGAAAAACTTTAGATGACTTCCTCAATGAAAGCAATGATCTTCGGCTACTGACAGATTACTGTGGAGGCAGATACCATGGATTCAACAACGAAGCCACAGGGAACCGTGCTCAGGTGGAGCAGCTGCTGCAAAAGATTAAAGCAATGGTTGAAAGGAACCAACGACGACACTACACCAATGAGATGTTCCAAAGAGCTCAGGAAGAGGTTCTTCGAAAATTAAGGATTCTTcaagaagaggagaagagaaaaaaaatcgcAAAAGCCAAAAacgctgctctgggtgtgggaACATTAGCAGGTGCAACAGGAGTTGTGGTAGGAGGAGTGTTTTTGGGAACTACTGCAGCGGTTGCACTTCCTGTGACTGCAATTGTAGGGGGAGGCTTACTTTTCATTGCAGCTGGGGCAAAGCTGATAGATTtagctaaaaaaaagaaaaccgattaa